The following proteins are co-located in the Flectobacillus major DSM 103 genome:
- a CDS encoding YchJ family protein encodes MQAEICPCGSTKLYHDCCEPFIAGSLVAASAEQLMRSRYSAYAKVQVPYLIQTTHPTKRADFKAEDIEQWAKNNQWQQLSVLSTQKGSVNDSTGEVEFKAFFIDENRIKRVHYEYSYFVKEDHQWFYLYGTYQPKAIAKIDRNANCPCGSGKKYKKCCGK; translated from the coding sequence ATGCAAGCAGAGATATGCCCTTGTGGCTCAACCAAACTATACCATGATTGTTGTGAACCTTTTATTGCGGGTAGCTTGGTGGCAGCCTCGGCCGAACAACTGATGCGTTCTCGCTATTCGGCTTACGCAAAGGTTCAAGTACCCTACCTGATTCAAACAACACATCCAACTAAACGTGCCGACTTTAAAGCGGAGGATATTGAGCAGTGGGCAAAAAATAATCAATGGCAACAGTTGTCGGTTCTTTCTACGCAAAAAGGTTCGGTCAATGACTCGACGGGCGAAGTGGAGTTTAAGGCTTTTTTCATTGATGAAAACCGAATCAAGCGGGTTCATTATGAATATTCTTATTTTGTAAAGGAAGATCACCAATGGTTTTATTTGTATGGCACGTATCAGCCCAAAGCTATCGCTAAAATAGACCGTAATGCTAATTGTCCATGTGGTAGTGGCAAAAAATATAAAAAATGTTGTGGCAAGTAA
- a CDS encoding DUF1398 domain-containing protein: protein MFTVEQIKAAHSKVKSGVDFPAYVQTIKALGVTHYEAYVSDGHIDYHGANDYTAVVPAKYDPLVIADTSKSDEFKAGLIAHQQGKTDFLTFIKMCATTGIEKWAICMDKMTCIYYDKAGNEILVEQIPQ, encoded by the coding sequence ATGTTTACTGTCGAACAAATCAAAGCGGCTCATAGCAAAGTAAAATCAGGTGTAGATTTTCCTGCCTACGTTCAAACAATTAAGGCATTGGGGGTGACTCATTACGAAGCCTATGTAAGCGATGGACATATTGATTACCACGGAGCAAACGACTATACAGCGGTAGTTCCGGCCAAATATGACCCTTTAGTAATTGCTGATACTTCAAAAAGTGATGAATTTAAAGCAGGGCTAATAGCCCACCAACAAGGCAAAACGGATTTTCTTACGTTTATCAAAATGTGTGCAACCACTGGCATAGAAAAGTGGGCAATTTGTATGGATAAAATGACTTGTATTTATTACGATAAAGCTGGCAATGAAATTCTGGTAGAACAAATACCACAATAA